The following proteins are co-located in the Candidatus Izemoplasmatales bacterium genome:
- a CDS encoding DegV family protein, whose product MKKLGVMVCTNSAIDYISHPYDIPIIRSRILFGDKEYVDYEELTAERFYEMIENDPSLFPRTAMASTGEMLAVYERFRDQGCDEVLFITISSKMSGIYENAMIAKKMAEGVHVTVFDSKTVGYLQVKMALTASEMAARGCSLEEILKELEFIRDHNHIYFAVADLKFLVKNGRLSNAAGFVADVLKIKPLLEIDKNGAVVTVEKIRTFSRAVDRVIEKFLEETEGKDIEPFIIHAKNPETVAVIRAKVLAARPQYKEIKDYLLTPAVGAHCGPKAITIGYVEKH is encoded by the coding sequence AGCTTGGCGTCATGGTGTGCACCAACTCCGCGATCGACTACATCTCCCATCCCTACGACATCCCGATCATCCGCTCCCGGATCCTCTTCGGCGACAAGGAATACGTCGACTACGAGGAACTCACCGCCGAGCGCTTCTACGAGATGATCGAGAACGATCCCTCGCTCTTCCCGCGGACCGCGATGGCCTCGACCGGCGAGATGCTCGCCGTCTACGAACGCTTCCGCGACCAGGGCTGCGACGAGGTCCTCTTCATCACGATCTCCTCGAAGATGTCGGGCATCTACGAGAACGCGATGATCGCCAAGAAGATGGCCGAAGGCGTACACGTCACCGTCTTCGACTCGAAGACCGTCGGCTACCTCCAGGTGAAGATGGCCCTCACCGCCTCCGAGATGGCCGCGCGCGGCTGCTCGCTCGAAGAGATCCTGAAGGAACTCGAGTTCATCCGCGACCACAACCACATCTACTTCGCCGTCGCCGACCTCAAGTTCCTCGTCAAGAACGGCCGCCTCTCGAACGCCGCCGGCTTCGTCGCCGACGTCCTCAAGATCAAGCCGCTGCTCGAGATCGACAAGAACGGCGCCGTCGTCACCGTCGAGAAGATCCGCACCTTCTCCCGCGCCGTCGACCGCGTCATCGAGAAGTTCCTCGAGGAGACCGAAGGCAAGGACATCGAACCGTTCATCATCCACGCCAAGAATCCCGAGACCGTCGCGGTCATCCGCGCGAAGGTCCTCGCCGCCCGGCCGCAGTACAAGGAGATCAAGGACTACCTCCTGACGCCCGCCGTCGGCGCCCATTGCGGTCCCAAGGCGATCACGATCGGATACGTCGAGAAGCACTGA